GCTTGCCAGGGTCGAAGAGCAGATGGTCGCGTTCGAAGCCCTTCTCAGCGAAAGCGATGACCTGCGGCGCCTGATCGGCAGCCCGGTCTTTTCTTCCGATGAACAGTTGCGCGCAATCGACGCGATCGTGGACAAGGCCGGTTTCGATGGCGTGTTCGGCAATTTCCTGAAGGTGGTGGCATCGAACCGTCGCCTGTTTGCGTTGCCAGGTATGTTTGGGGCATTTCGTGCCATAGCTGCCGAGCACAAGGGTGTCGTCGCCGCGGAGGTGACGAGTGCCGCGAAGCTGACGGCCGCGCAGGAGAAAGAACTGAAGGCGACCTTGAAGGATGTCGCCGGCAAAGACGTGGACATCAACGTGACGGTCGATCCGTCGCTTCTTGGCGGCCTGATTGTCAAGATCGGCTCGCGCCAGATCGACACGTCGCTACGCACCAAATTGTCATCAATGAAGCTCGCGCTGAAAGAGGTCGGCTGATGGATATTCGCGCTGCGGAAATTTCCGCGATCCTTAAGGACCAGATCAAGAATTTCGGACAGGAGGCTGAGGTATCCGAAGTCGGTTCCGTCCTGTCCGTAGGTGATGGTATCGCCCGCGTCTACGGTCTGGACAATGTCCAGGCCGGTGAAATGGTTGAATTTCCCGGTGGTATTCGCGGGATGGCGCTGAACCTCGAAACCGACAATGTCGGTGTCGTTATCTTCGGTGCTGACCGTGACATCAAGGAAGGCGACACTGTCAAACGGACCGGCGCCATCGTCGACGTGCCGGTCGGCAAGGAGCTTCTCGGTCGCGTGGTCGA
This portion of the Oricola thermophila genome encodes:
- a CDS encoding F0F1 ATP synthase subunit delta; amino-acid sequence: MAISSLTSGVASRYAQSLFDIALEAKALARVEEQMVAFEALLSESDDLRRLIGSPVFSSDEQLRAIDAIVDKAGFDGVFGNFLKVVASNRRLFALPGMFGAFRAIAAEHKGVVAAEVTSAAKLTAAQEKELKATLKDVAGKDVDINVTVDPSLLGGLIVKIGSRQIDTSLRTKLSSMKLALKEVG